In Salisediminibacterium beveridgei, one DNA window encodes the following:
- a CDS encoding DUF2812 domain-containing protein has translation MNITQSITRRRYLWSLHIHRTEKWLEAMAANGYHLQNFKGLLNGFQFHHGSPASGAFRIVYQKAFALPRAMKDDGWYTAASKGNWHVLRHDDFTAGESTDVVRDELIQRNNRIRTGWHIFFALVITSVFFQLSLFTVLFTSSNTVDVTVHTSPFWLITILFGLIQLGILILGLYSLFRIKEENHALARDMRYLTQEQADALDAAKSNHHATVRKWRPAWMSSPDRTEKWLEKYAEKGLILQKVTWAGIRFHFVQDSTTHAAYHVHFERTASPAFETVHYEAGWHPLFRTKSHTLKWTVFMQTYDPDRVAKPVFDTDPESIRRSARDLAFTRSALLGFLISLQFLTLWRTVNRLFRDAWTFQTMDMVLLTTALGLIILLLVDIIRCWRYYFRVRSDAS, from the coding sequence ATGAATATAACCCAAAGCATTACCCGCAGGCGCTATCTATGGAGTCTGCATATTCACCGGACGGAAAAATGGCTCGAGGCGATGGCAGCAAACGGGTATCACTTACAGAATTTTAAAGGGCTATTGAATGGCTTTCAGTTTCATCATGGGTCTCCTGCGTCCGGAGCCTTTCGCATTGTTTACCAGAAGGCTTTTGCACTGCCCCGTGCCATGAAGGACGACGGCTGGTACACCGCCGCGTCCAAAGGCAATTGGCATGTGCTGCGGCATGATGATTTCACAGCCGGAGAATCAACGGATGTTGTCCGGGATGAACTGATTCAACGAAACAACCGGATCCGGACAGGTTGGCACATTTTTTTCGCACTGGTCATCACTTCCGTATTTTTCCAACTATCACTGTTCACCGTATTGTTTACGTCGAGTAACACGGTGGATGTTACGGTTCATACGAGTCCCTTTTGGCTGATTACGATTTTGTTTGGTCTGATTCAGCTTGGTATTTTGATCCTCGGATTATACTCTTTATTCAGGATTAAGGAAGAAAATCATGCACTCGCCCGGGATATGCGTTACTTGACGCAGGAACAGGCAGATGCCCTTGACGCCGCAAAAAGCAATCATCACGCCACTGTTCGCAAATGGCGACCCGCCTGGATGTCTTCACCTGATCGCACTGAAAAGTGGCTCGAGAAATATGCCGAAAAGGGATTGATTCTTCAAAAAGTCACATGGGCTGGCATCCGGTTTCACTTTGTTCAGGATTCGACGACTCATGCTGCCTATCACGTTCATTTTGAACGTACGGCGTCTCCGGCTTTTGAAACGGTTCATTATGAAGCTGGCTGGCATCCGCTATTTCGCACCAAGAGTCACACATTAAAATGGACGGTTTTTATGCAAACCTATGACCCTGATCGCGTAGCGAAACCTGTTTTTGATACAGATCCGGAATCCATTCGACGCTCAGCCCGAGATTTAGCCTTCACCCGTTCTGCATTACTGGGCTTTTTGATTTCACTTCAATTTCTAACTTTATGGAGAACAGTCAACCGTCTGTTCCGGGACGCATGGACATTTCAAACAATGGACATGGTGCTGCTCACCACTGCTTTGGGTCTGATTATCCTGTTGCTTGTCGATATCATCCGCTGTTGGCGCTATTATTTCCGTGTCCGTTCAGACGCATCTTAA
- a CDS encoding PadR family transcriptional regulator yields the protein MANWQLTERILAKYQPLSETAFYILLSLMVQSSHGYGISKYVAELTDERIVLGSGTIYGTLNKMLKDGLVTVYADGERKKVYEITELGSSVFYREKARIKEVYDHSLTIGGDLS from the coding sequence TTGGCAAATTGGCAACTGACGGAACGGATTTTGGCTAAATATCAGCCGCTTTCTGAAACCGCATTTTATATTTTGCTTAGCTTAATGGTTCAGTCCAGTCACGGGTATGGCATCAGTAAATACGTCGCGGAGTTGACCGATGAACGGATTGTTCTCGGTTCAGGCACGATTTACGGGACGCTGAACAAAATGCTCAAAGACGGCCTCGTCACGGTGTATGCGGATGGTGAGCGAAAGAAAGTGTATGAAATTACCGAGCTTGGCTCATCCGTTTTTTACCGGGAAAAAGCACGCATCAAGGAAGTGTATGATCATTCCCTTACGATTGGAGGCGATTTGTCATGA
- a CDS encoding DUF4349 domain-containing protein, translated as MRKTLKRMLILLVTLWIVSACSGQNDSNEAMENNAGNQPADGAGQDMAAVEEQDFDNEQRAEGDNVAQEVIEPEESDRQIIYEGDIHLEVQDYRAAVTDIERQIEEVNGYLVESATSRSGEDGTRSGRMVIRIPQENFFSFIADLEESDAEVLEQYTSGRDVTEEYVDLESRLSSQQAVEERLMTFMDDAETTEDLLNISSQLTDVQEEIETIQGRMNYLENRVDYSTLHVYLNERPATEIQDREDLETWERAVDQFMGTINGLIRAAASATVFIVGFSPVLIPVLLIAGIIYAYKRRKNQTNVEQNKEAEESGNRSDENGSSEKTDK; from the coding sequence ATGAGAAAGACCCTCAAAAGGATGCTGATCCTGTTGGTTACATTATGGATTGTGAGCGCCTGCAGTGGACAAAATGACTCGAATGAGGCGATGGAGAATAACGCAGGCAATCAGCCCGCAGACGGGGCAGGGCAGGATATGGCCGCAGTAGAAGAACAGGATTTTGATAATGAACAAAGAGCCGAAGGCGATAATGTAGCACAGGAAGTTATCGAACCTGAAGAAAGTGATCGGCAAATCATTTATGAAGGGGATATACATCTCGAGGTTCAAGATTACAGGGCTGCAGTGACGGATATCGAAAGGCAGATTGAAGAGGTGAACGGGTACCTTGTTGAATCCGCCACCAGTCGCAGCGGAGAAGACGGAACCAGATCCGGCCGGATGGTCATCCGGATTCCACAGGAAAACTTCTTTTCATTCATTGCTGATCTGGAAGAATCCGATGCAGAAGTCCTTGAACAGTACACCAGCGGCCGGGACGTCACAGAAGAGTATGTGGACCTTGAATCCAGACTCAGTTCACAGCAAGCCGTGGAGGAACGACTGATGACGTTTATGGATGACGCGGAAACAACAGAGGACTTATTGAACATCTCCAGTCAATTGACTGATGTACAAGAGGAAATTGAGACGATCCAGGGACGAATGAATTATTTGGAAAACCGGGTGGACTACAGTACGTTGCATGTATACTTGAACGAGCGTCCGGCAACGGAAATTCAGGATCGTGAAGATTTAGAAACCTGGGAACGGGCGGTGGATCAGTTCATGGGCACCATAAACGGTCTGATCAGGGCCGCAGCTTCTGCAACGGTGTTTATCGTCGGCTTTTCACCGGTACTGATCCCGGTATTGCTGATTGCAGGTATCATCTATGCCTACAAAAGAAGGAAAAACCAAACAAATGTCGAACAAAACAAGGAGGCAGAAGAGAGCGGTAACAGGAGTGATGAAAATGGATCATCAGAAAAAACAGACAAGTGA
- a CDS encoding ABC transporter ATP-binding protein, whose product MSLEIHNLTKTFNGTTAVNGLSFNIEKGKIFGMLGANGAGKTTTFRMILGLLDPTKGHAHWKGEPLSYKRTPLVGYLPEERGLFPKLTVKEQMIYLMRLKQMTKSEIIDELRSWLERFQIQEYENKRVEELSKGNQQKIQFMASVLHNPELLILDEPFSGLDPVNADMLKEAVLDLQKNGTTIVFSSHQMHNVEELCDDVVMLKHGRALLQGDLKDIKRNYGLKSITIEADYSLDFLADMAGIEQITPSKLETTVVVSGEEAAKQIFKEITFRGYVRKFTVNDPSLHEIFIDQMGGDRHA is encoded by the coding sequence ATGAGTCTTGAAATACATAATCTGACGAAAACGTTCAACGGTACAACCGCAGTTAACGGTTTGTCGTTTAACATAGAAAAGGGAAAGATATTTGGTATGCTCGGGGCCAACGGTGCAGGAAAAACCACTACTTTTCGGATGATACTGGGCCTTCTTGATCCGACAAAAGGTCATGCACATTGGAAGGGGGAGCCTTTGAGCTATAAGCGAACTCCGTTGGTTGGCTATCTTCCTGAAGAACGAGGACTATTCCCTAAACTGACAGTAAAGGAACAAATGATTTATCTGATGCGCTTAAAGCAAATGACAAAGTCAGAGATTATAGACGAACTAAGGAGCTGGCTTGAGCGGTTTCAAATTCAGGAATATGAGAACAAACGGGTAGAAGAACTTTCTAAAGGAAATCAGCAGAAAATTCAGTTCATGGCATCTGTTCTCCATAACCCTGAACTGCTGATTCTGGACGAACCTTTCAGCGGTCTTGATCCAGTCAATGCAGATATGCTGAAAGAAGCAGTATTGGATTTGCAGAAAAACGGCACGACCATCGTTTTCTCCAGCCACCAGATGCATAATGTAGAAGAGCTCTGTGATGACGTCGTGATGCTGAAACACGGCAGGGCATTGCTGCAGGGGGACCTCAAGGATATTAAGCGAAATTATGGATTGAAAAGCATCACAATTGAAGCGGATTATTCGCTGGATTTCCTGGCTGATATGGCTGGAATCGAACAAATCACTCCCTCGAAACTGGAAACCACTGTTGTGGTAAGTGGAGAGGAAGCGGCGAAACAAATCTTTAAAGAAATTACATTTAGAGGCTATGTGAGAAAATTCACGGTAAATGACCCATCGCTGCACGAAATTTTCATTGACCAGATGGGAGGAGATCGCCATGCATAA
- a CDS encoding ABC transporter permease, with the protein MHNFWTTLAHTSKQRIRSKSFMITTAVMVIGIIAGFNIIGFFIDREENDFDTEGNGPEQAVYVVDESLDESGEATSPLGLILADFQMGSYQYLHDDEMTLDEAQEAVHDMEHEDFEPEGVLHIEGDAATLDVTFYGEGTDFRIGQVLQQELNQARELFVMSQLSLDEREEEIFAGRIAFEEEALPQAAGDIQTEESYMQSYWMVYILVFAIYMIVILFGSMIATDIATEKSSRVMELIVSSINPVTQMFGKLVGIGIAGMINIGAIVIAALIGAYTSGQETIQNFITDMIDYSLIGYAILMIILGYLLYGGLSAMLGALVSRAEEVNQAIQPLIFLAMIAFFVSVFGLNTPDSPVIQWLSYIPFFTPQLLFLRIGMTPIPGWEIALITGILIISAIIANIIAARVYKGGVLMYGKFSFKEGIKQALTLSQKEK; encoded by the coding sequence ATGCATAATTTTTGGACGACACTCGCCCACACATCGAAACAAAGGATCAGATCAAAATCCTTTATGATTACAACTGCAGTGATGGTGATCGGTATTATTGCCGGGTTCAACATTATTGGTTTCTTCATTGACAGAGAGGAAAACGATTTTGATACAGAAGGAAATGGGCCTGAACAAGCCGTCTATGTGGTGGACGAAAGTCTCGACGAATCCGGCGAAGCAACTTCACCTTTAGGATTGATTCTTGCCGATTTCCAAATGGGATCCTATCAATATCTTCATGATGATGAAATGACATTGGATGAAGCTCAAGAAGCTGTTCATGACATGGAACATGAAGATTTCGAACCTGAGGGAGTACTCCATATTGAAGGTGATGCTGCAACCCTTGATGTCACATTCTATGGCGAAGGTACGGATTTCCGCATTGGTCAAGTTTTACAACAGGAACTCAATCAGGCAAGAGAACTTTTTGTGATGAGTCAATTATCTTTGGATGAACGGGAAGAGGAGATATTTGCAGGTCGAATTGCTTTTGAAGAAGAGGCCTTACCTCAGGCTGCCGGTGATATTCAGACAGAAGAATCGTATATGCAATCGTATTGGATGGTTTATATACTTGTATTTGCCATCTACATGATCGTGATCTTATTTGGCAGTATGATCGCTACCGATATTGCGACAGAGAAATCATCACGTGTTATGGAGTTGATTGTATCAAGTATTAATCCGGTTACCCAGATGTTCGGAAAACTTGTGGGGATCGGTATTGCAGGAATGATTAATATTGGAGCGATCGTTATTGCTGCATTGATTGGTGCTTATACAAGTGGTCAGGAAACGATTCAGAATTTCATCACGGACATGATTGATTATTCTCTGATAGGATATGCGATTTTGATGATCATTCTGGGCTATTTGCTGTACGGAGGTCTTTCAGCAATGCTTGGGGCACTGGTGAGTCGTGCAGAGGAAGTGAATCAAGCGATTCAACCATTGATCTTTCTTGCGATGATTGCTTTTTTTGTCAGTGTATTCGGTTTAAATACGCCTGATTCACCGGTGATTCAATGGTTATCTTACATTCCGTTTTTCACTCCCCAGCTGTTATTCTTAAGAATTGGTATGACCCCGATTCCAGGCTGGGAAATAGCACTGATCACCGGAATATTGATCATCAGTGCCATTATTGCCAACATCATTGCGGCCCGAGTGTATAAAGGTGGGGTCTTGATGTACGGGAAATTCTCTTTCAAAGAGGGGATCAAACAGGCCTTGACTCTGTCACAGAAAGAAAAATAA
- a CDS encoding valine--tRNA ligase, with protein sequence MNQDTAMPPKYDPKTTEAKWYDYWVKGKFFEATGDEGKEPYTIVIPPPNVTGRLHLGHAWDTTLQDILIRVKRMQGYDALWLPGMDHAGIATQAKVEGKLREEGVSRHDLGRAKFLEQSWSWKEEYASFIREQWAKMGLSLDYSRERFTLDEGLSDAVREVFVRLYEEGLIYRGEYIINWDPQTKTALSDIEVVYQDVQGAFYHMKYPLTDGSGHIEVATTRPETMLGDTAVAVHPKDERYQHLIGQTVTLPIVGREMAIVADDYVDMEFGSGAVKITPAHDPNDFEIGNRHDLERVLIMDEGGKMNENAGKYVGMDRFDCRKQIVADLQATGVLFNIEDHAHSVGHSERSGAVVEPYLSTQWFVKMGPLAEQAIALQKSEDKVNFVPDRFEKTYLHWIENIRDWCISRQLWWGHRIPAWFHKETGELYVGRTAPDDPENWEQDEDVLDTWFSSALWPFSTMGWPNEEATDFNRYYPTDALVTGYDIIYFWVARMIFQGQHFTERRPFKDVLIHGLVRDSEGRKMSKSLGNGVDPMDVIDKYGADALRFFLSTGSTPGNDLRFFWEKVEANWNFGNKIWNASRFALMNIGDLKYEEIDLNGKKTIADEWILTRLNETISHTTKFIDAYEFGEVGRALYNFIWDDFCDWYIEMAKLPLNSDDEELKASTRSILAYVLDQTMRLLHPFMPFITEEVWQHLPHQGKSITVASWPEVKKDLTNDQAVKDMELMQEIIRSVRNTRSELNVAPSKTIELMVNANNRDVLDQLKRGEQYIWKFCNPSELNMGTQLTAPEKSMSSVLKGLELYMPLAGLLDLDEEIRRLNDELKRLDGEVARVQKKLGNEGFTAKAPQNVVDEERAKEKDYIQQREKVQARINELKN encoded by the coding sequence ATGAATCAGGACACAGCAATGCCCCCGAAATATGATCCAAAAACAACGGAAGCAAAATGGTATGACTATTGGGTAAAAGGGAAATTCTTCGAAGCCACAGGGGATGAGGGGAAGGAGCCTTACACCATCGTCATTCCGCCCCCAAACGTTACGGGCAGGCTTCATCTTGGTCACGCTTGGGATACGACCCTTCAGGATATTCTGATCCGGGTCAAGCGTATGCAAGGCTATGATGCCTTATGGTTACCGGGAATGGATCATGCCGGCATTGCAACACAAGCGAAAGTCGAAGGTAAACTCAGGGAAGAAGGCGTCAGCAGGCATGACTTGGGGCGGGCAAAATTCCTGGAACAGTCCTGGTCCTGGAAAGAAGAATATGCCTCTTTTATTCGCGAACAATGGGCGAAGATGGGGTTGTCACTGGATTATTCCAGAGAACGGTTCACACTGGATGAAGGCTTGTCCGATGCTGTTCGAGAAGTGTTTGTCCGGCTTTATGAAGAAGGATTAATTTACCGCGGCGAATACATCATCAATTGGGATCCGCAGACAAAAACAGCACTGTCGGATATTGAAGTCGTGTATCAGGATGTTCAAGGGGCATTCTACCATATGAAATACCCCCTGACGGACGGATCAGGGCATATTGAAGTGGCTACCACCCGTCCGGAAACGATGCTTGGCGATACGGCCGTTGCTGTTCATCCGAAAGACGAACGGTACCAGCACCTGATTGGACAAACCGTTACGCTGCCGATCGTTGGTCGGGAAATGGCAATTGTTGCGGACGATTATGTCGACATGGAATTTGGATCAGGGGCAGTGAAAATTACCCCGGCTCATGATCCGAACGACTTCGAAATAGGAAACCGTCATGATCTTGAAAGGGTTCTTATCATGGATGAAGGCGGAAAAATGAATGAAAATGCAGGGAAGTACGTCGGCATGGACCGGTTCGATTGCCGAAAGCAAATCGTAGCAGACTTGCAGGCAACGGGCGTCCTCTTTAACATCGAAGACCACGCTCACAGCGTGGGGCATTCGGAAAGAAGTGGTGCCGTGGTGGAACCGTATTTATCCACGCAATGGTTTGTTAAGATGGGCCCCCTGGCTGAACAGGCGATAGCCCTTCAGAAAAGTGAAGATAAAGTTAATTTTGTCCCGGACCGGTTTGAGAAAACGTATTTGCACTGGATCGAGAATATCCGTGACTGGTGTATCTCCAGACAGCTCTGGTGGGGGCACCGCATCCCCGCCTGGTTTCATAAGGAGACTGGTGAACTGTATGTTGGTCGCACAGCACCAGATGATCCTGAAAATTGGGAACAGGATGAAGATGTTCTTGACACCTGGTTCAGTTCGGCGTTATGGCCATTTTCCACCATGGGCTGGCCGAATGAGGAAGCAACAGATTTCAACCGCTACTATCCGACAGATGCCCTGGTCACAGGCTATGACATTATTTATTTCTGGGTTGCCCGGATGATTTTTCAGGGACAGCATTTCACGGAGCGCAGACCGTTCAAGGATGTACTGATCCACGGGCTCGTTCGCGACAGTGAAGGGCGTAAGATGAGTAAGTCACTGGGTAATGGTGTCGATCCGATGGACGTTATCGATAAGTATGGTGCGGATGCACTTCGCTTCTTTCTAAGTACCGGAAGTACCCCGGGTAATGATTTACGGTTCTTCTGGGAGAAAGTCGAAGCCAACTGGAATTTCGGAAATAAGATCTGGAATGCATCACGATTTGCACTTATGAATATCGGTGATCTGAAATATGAAGAGATAGATTTGAACGGAAAGAAGACCATCGCTGACGAATGGATCCTGACAAGACTGAACGAAACCATTTCCCATACTACAAAGTTTATAGATGCCTACGAATTCGGTGAAGTGGGACGAGCTTTGTATAACTTTATCTGGGATGATTTCTGCGATTGGTATATTGAAATGGCCAAGCTTCCGCTTAACAGTGACGATGAAGAACTGAAAGCATCGACCCGATCAATTCTTGCGTATGTCCTGGATCAGACGATGCGTCTGTTGCATCCGTTTATGCCATTTATTACAGAAGAAGTATGGCAGCACCTTCCGCATCAAGGTAAATCGATTACTGTTGCTTCATGGCCGGAAGTGAAGAAAGACCTCACAAACGATCAGGCCGTGAAAGATATGGAGCTGATGCAGGAAATTATCCGATCGGTTAGAAATACACGTTCAGAATTAAATGTAGCACCAAGCAAAACCATCGAGCTCATGGTGAATGCAAACAATCGTGATGTACTGGATCAGTTAAAACGTGGAGAACAGTATATTTGGAAATTCTGCAATCCGAGCGAACTCAACATGGGTACTCAGCTGACTGCACCAGAAAAATCGATGAGTTCTGTTCTTAAAGGGCTAGAGCTGTACATGCCATTAGCCGGATTGTTGGATCTTGATGAGGAAATCAGACGGCTCAATGATGAATTAAAGCGACTTGATGGTGAAGTTGCAAGAGTACAGAAAAAACTCGGTAATGAAGGCTTTACAGCTAAAGCACCTCAAAACGTCGTCGATGAGGAGAGAGCGAAAGAAAAGGATTATATTCAGCAACGAGAAAAAGTTCAGGCGCGTATCAATGAGTTGAAAAACTGA